From the Funiculus sociatus GB2-C1 genome, the window ACCAGAAGACATTCTGACCGCATTTGAGGGTACATGAAGCTACTGCTTGATGCTCATGTGTTTCTTTGGTTCATCAGTGGAGATCGCCGATTATCAAATGACCTGCGTGACAGTATCCGCGATTCAGACAATGAGGTATATCTGAGTGTTGTCTCAGTATGGGAAGCAATTATCAAGTATCAATTAGGCAAGCTACCACTGCCAGAGTCTCCCGAAACTTATCTACCCAAACAGCGCGATCTCCATCTCATCGCCAGTCTTCATCTAGATGAAAATAGTGTTGCTCAACTTGTCAATCTACCGCCGTTACACCGAGATCCATTTGATAGAATACTCATCTGTCAAGCTGTAGAGCATGGTTTGACAATTGCCACAGTGGATGCGGCAATTCGCGCCTATTCAGTTAGCGTCATTTAGAATATCTAAACAGCACTGTAGAGGGCGATCGCTCGTTCAGTCTCACCCTAGTCGAATGAGGCGACAATTGAAGGAATTTAGCGCGATCGCTCGTGGCAAAAAGTCAGCAGCGATCGCTTTTGGTCAACTAGC encodes:
- a CDS encoding type II toxin-antitoxin system VapC family toxin, with product MKLLLDAHVFLWFISGDRRLSNDLRDSIRDSDNEVYLSVVSVWEAIIKYQLGKLPLPESPETYLPKQRDLHLIASLHLDENSVAQLVNLPPLHRDPFDRILICQAVEHGLTIATVDAAIRAYSVSVI